In one Nitrosarchaeum sp. genomic region, the following are encoded:
- a CDS encoding porin PorA family protein: MNFSYKSKLVIGFLIIISVIGIYELSVYEIKKLPLTYELISEHEGEDRILESIDGELSDTFLIRETLRQYVIDVNNDILEIKATIVGIDPTTNNVVFNNDQTFFVDRNTRKHAQSNEYFAFPPNVQKQNYEFFHPMIFTSTTFVFEKTNKIDDLEVYDFSCRYTGTDVSSAFPQFPSKKILSDGKCMVSVEPVTGMVVTFSKEWDDYFVDNGVRGAQVELGGKHTTDYSESILVNGAKSAKSLYYFFDVVLPILITVIGIIILLVVILFEKTKNQTRLIIQAQNDLIKKEKLSTIGELTSRISHDLRNPLGLIKLTVDSIESRINKKLDPKLDEYIPILNDAIYRINHQINQVLGFVKTIPLDLKLVSLLQMLHESITNVNVPKNIKVILPKHDFSLMASKIQLEAAFGNLLSNSVDAIGQNDGSITIRAKSEKNNLLIEFEDSGEGIPKENIEKIFEPLFTTKQQGTGLGLASVKSIIEAHGGTITVTSPPTIFTITLPENPKDNSSQKDLQ, from the coding sequence ATGAATTTCAGTTACAAGTCAAAACTGGTCATAGGATTTTTAATTATTATATCAGTTATTGGAATATACGAACTGTCAGTATATGAAATAAAAAAACTTCCTTTAACTTATGAATTGATCTCAGAACACGAGGGGGAAGATCGTATACTTGAAAGCATTGATGGCGAACTATCAGACACATTTTTGATTCGAGAAACTCTACGACAGTATGTGATAGATGTTAACAATGACATATTGGAAATCAAGGCAACCATTGTTGGAATAGACCCGACAACAAACAATGTGGTTTTTAACAATGACCAGACTTTTTTTGTTGATAGAAATACTCGAAAACACGCGCAGTCAAACGAGTATTTTGCTTTTCCACCAAACGTACAAAAACAAAACTATGAATTCTTTCATCCAATGATATTTACATCTACAACATTTGTTTTTGAAAAAACAAACAAGATAGATGATCTTGAAGTGTATGACTTTTCATGCAGATATACTGGTACCGATGTATCTTCTGCTTTTCCACAATTTCCATCAAAAAAGATACTCTCTGATGGAAAATGCATGGTGTCAGTTGAACCGGTAACTGGCATGGTTGTAACTTTTTCTAAAGAGTGGGACGACTATTTTGTAGATAATGGAGTACGAGGCGCTCAAGTTGAATTGGGAGGTAAGCACACAACTGATTACTCGGAGTCAATTCTGGTAAATGGCGCCAAATCTGCAAAATCGCTTTATTATTTTTTTGATGTTGTACTTCCAATATTGATCACTGTAATTGGAATTATCATATTGTTAGTAGTAATATTATTTGAAAAGACAAAAAATCAAACAAGATTGATAATTCAGGCTCAAAATGACCTGATAAAAAAAGAAAAACTTTCCACTATTGGGGAGCTGACTTCAAGAATATCTCATGACTTGAGAAATCCGCTTGGTCTGATCAAGCTCACAGTGGATTCCATTGAATCAAGAATTAACAAAAAGCTGGATCCAAAATTAGATGAATATATTCCAATTCTTAATGATGCAATATATAGAATCAATCATCAAATAAATCAGGTTCTAGGTTTTGTTAAGACTATCCCTCTTGATCTAAAACTAGTTTCACTTTTACAAATGTTACATGAATCCATTACAAACGTAAATGTTCCAAAAAACATCAAAGTCATATTACCAAAACATGATTTTTCGTTGATGGCAAGTAAAATCCAGTTAGAAGCTGCGTTTGGAAATCTATTATCAAATTCAGTCGATGCAATTGGTCAAAATGACGGAAGCATAACCATACGAGCAAAAAGTGAAAAAAACAATCTACTCATAGAATTTGAAGATTCTGGAGAGGGCATACCAAAAGAGAACATAGAAAAAATATTTGAGCCATTATTTACTACAAAACAGCAAGGAACTGGACTTGGGCTGGCAAGTGTAAAGTCGATCATTGAGGCACATGGCGGGACGATTACTGTGACATCACCTCCAACAATTTTTACAATAACACTTCCAGAAAATCCAAAAGACAACAGTTCTCAAAAGGACTTACAGTAA
- a CDS encoding response regulator, which produces MINCIVIDDDYNIAKVFSDILELMGLNILACGYDGKEAAELYEKHCPDLIFTDIMMPEYDGFYGIEKIKKFDPDAKIVVITADVSYETYRKLEDLNVTAIICKPFDQSEIKKVLMEKYKIHTR; this is translated from the coding sequence ATGATCAATTGCATTGTAATTGATGATGACTATAACATCGCAAAGGTGTTTTCAGATATTTTAGAACTTATGGGATTAAACATTTTAGCGTGCGGATATGACGGCAAAGAGGCAGCTGAACTATATGAAAAGCATTGTCCTGACCTTATCTTTACAGACATAATGATGCCAGAATATGACGGATTTTACGGCATTGAAAAAATTAAAAAATTTGATCCTGATGCTAAGATTGTTGTAATAACTGCAGATGTCTCATATGAAACTTATCGGAAACTAGAAGACCTTAATGTTACAGCAATAATTTGCAAGCCCTTTGATCAAAGTGAGATAAAAAAAGTGTTAATGGAAAAATACAAAATCCATACACGATGA
- a CDS encoding 6-bladed beta-propeller, with translation MALSVGLIYAEPVFDFNFGSSGTGNGQFKAPEDVALDASGNIYVADTNNNRIQKFDSSGTYLSQFGSSGNKNGQFRSPEDVALDASGNIYVADTNNHRIQMI, from the coding sequence ATGGCTCTATCTGTTGGACTGATTTATGCTGAACCTGTTTTTGATTTTAATTTTGGCAGCTCAGGTACTGGAAATGGTCAATTCAAGGCACCTGAAGATGTGGCACTTGACGCATCAGGTAACATCTATGTTGCAGATACAAACAACAATAGAATTCAAAAGTTTGATTCATCTGGTACATACTTGTCACAATTTGGCAGCTCAGGTAACAAAAATGGACAATTTAGATCACCTGAAGATGTGGCACTTGACGCATCAGGTAACATCTATGTTGCAGATACAAACAATCACAGAATTCAAATGATCTAA
- a CDS encoding TFIIB-type zinc ribbon-containing protein, with protein MVQQIINTDTTCGRCGKKGMLTDNVTGERFCGKCGYVITEVLSDSGPEWRSFSKEGGADPTRTGAPTSLTIHDRGLATIINPINRDSSGKPLSSSMKSTIERLRTWDSRSKVHESADRNLRQALSELSRLKDKLSLSDAVIEKAAYIYRKALEKGLVRGRSISALIASALYAACRDTETPRTLKDVSDAGNIKKKDIARCYRLLHRELDLKMPVVDPIQCVARIASKLGISEKTKRFAVKVLKTAQEHEESAGKDPMGLAAAALYLSCVNNCENMTQRDIAEAASVTEVTIRNRYKGLRLDQTDL; from the coding sequence TTGGTTCAACAAATTATCAATACTGACACCACATGTGGTCGTTGTGGAAAAAAGGGAATGCTGACAGACAATGTAACTGGAGAAAGATTTTGCGGAAAATGTGGATATGTAATTACCGAAGTACTGTCAGATTCTGGTCCTGAATGGAGATCATTTTCAAAAGAAGGTGGAGCAGATCCTACTAGAACTGGCGCACCTACATCACTTACTATTCATGACAGGGGACTTGCAACAATTATCAATCCAATAAACAGAGACTCTTCTGGAAAACCGTTATCATCATCGATGAAGAGCACCATTGAACGTTTACGTACATGGGATAGTCGAAGTAAGGTTCACGAATCTGCTGACAGAAATCTCAGACAAGCATTAAGTGAACTATCTAGATTAAAGGACAAACTCTCACTTTCTGATGCTGTAATTGAAAAAGCTGCTTACATTTACAGAAAAGCATTAGAGAAAGGATTGGTGAGGGGACGTTCGATCTCAGCCCTGATTGCTTCTGCACTTTATGCAGCATGCAGGGATACAGAAACTCCTAGAACTCTAAAAGATGTTTCTGATGCAGGAAATATCAAGAAAAAAGACATTGCAAGATGCTATCGATTGTTACATCGTGAGCTAGATCTAAAGATGCCAGTAGTTGACCCAATCCAATGTGTTGCAAGAATTGCAAGCAAGCTTGGAATTTCAGAAAAGACAAAACGTTTTGCTGTCAAAGTTCTAAAAACAGCACAAGAGCATGAAGAATCTGCAGGAAAAGATCCGATGGGGCTTGCTGCAGCTGCACTATACCTATCATGCGTAAATAACTGTGAAAATATGACTCAACGCGATATTGCCGAAGCTGCAAGTGTAACTGAGGTAACAATAAGAAATAGATACAAGGGTTTAAGATTAGACCAAACTGATCTATGA
- a CDS encoding TATA-box-binding protein, translating into MTETKPVIAIVNVVASATIDQKLDLVDITKKFPDVEYHPEQFPGAVFRLKNPKTATLLFSSGKMVCTGAKSQELAEDAVSKVVEILRKGKIKIKNDATVTIQNIVSSINLGGRVNLEQAARTLPRSMYEPEQFPGLIHRMLDPKTVILIFASGKLVCVGAKLEKDIHRSVNQIHSMLEEKNLMVYS; encoded by the coding sequence ATGACAGAAACAAAACCAGTAATAGCAATAGTTAATGTCGTAGCCTCTGCAACAATTGACCAAAAACTAGACCTTGTAGATATTACAAAAAAATTTCCAGACGTGGAATATCATCCAGAACAATTTCCAGGAGCCGTCTTTAGACTCAAAAACCCAAAAACAGCAACACTTCTCTTTAGTTCTGGCAAGATGGTCTGTACTGGTGCAAAGTCACAAGAGTTGGCCGAAGATGCAGTGTCCAAAGTCGTTGAAATATTGAGAAAGGGTAAAATCAAAATTAAAAATGATGCTACAGTTACAATACAAAATATTGTTTCATCAATTAATCTTGGGGGAAGAGTAAATCTGGAACAAGCTGCAAGAACATTACCTAGAAGCATGTATGAACCAGAACAATTTCCAGGATTGATTCATAGAATGCTTGATCCAAAAACTGTGATTCTGATTTTTGCTTCAGGTAAATTAGTCTGCGTCGGTGCTAAACTTGAAAAAGACATACACCGTTCTGTCAACCAAATTCACAGCATGCTTGAAGAGAAAAATTTAATGGTTTATTCATAA
- the bioD gene encoding dethiobiotin synthase — protein sequence MPESLFITGTDTDVGKTYVAAGLAVALRKMGIDVGVMKPFAAGVPQRKGFKSEDVEILATAAQVTDPELLLNPQFFPIMASPYTALKNLKIKPNIQLILKQFKKLSKLHSMLLVEGMGGIMTPILQNYFVTDLIKDMKLPTIIVTRTRVGAINHAIMTCKMCEKYKIPIKGIIINNFDVDGYRVKELKRDLENLTRVSVLGSVPFIDDMSDHSLYRIFKKNIDLESLLN from the coding sequence TTGCCAGAATCTCTTTTTATCACAGGAACCGATACTGATGTAGGCAAAACATATGTTGCTGCAGGTCTTGCTGTCGCACTTCGTAAGATGGGAATAGATGTTGGTGTGATGAAGCCGTTTGCAGCTGGAGTTCCTCAAAGAAAGGGATTCAAATCTGAAGATGTGGAGATTTTAGCTACTGCAGCTCAAGTAACTGATCCTGAATTGCTTTTGAATCCACAGTTTTTTCCAATAATGGCATCGCCTTATACAGCATTAAAAAATTTAAAAATTAAACCAAACATTCAACTAATCTTAAAACAATTTAAAAAATTATCAAAACTACATTCAATGCTGCTTGTTGAAGGGATGGGAGGAATAATGACCCCTATACTTCAGAACTATTTTGTCACAGATTTGATAAAAGATATGAAATTACCCACAATTATTGTCACTAGGACAAGAGTTGGCGCCATCAATCACGCAATAATGACCTGTAAGATGTGTGAAAAATACAAAATTCCAATCAAAGGAATCATAATAAACAATTTTGATGTTGATGGGTATCGTGTTAAGGAATTAAAACGCGATTTGGAAAATTTAACTCGTGTATCTGTATTGGGCTCTGTTCCGTTCATTGATGATATGAGTGACCATTCTCTTTATAGAATATTTAAAAAAAATATTGACCTTGAGTCATTACTAAATTAA
- a CDS encoding hydroxymethylglutaryl-CoA synthase, translating to MAAGIDDIAIYIPRLYIDAADFAKARGLDPEKLQKGLGVSQMAIVDTNQDPACLAANACLQIMQKNKLSPEDIGRLYVSTESSFDESKAMNSYVIGMLEQVYGQGAFEHCGGVETKFACVSGSYALYDNTNWIRAGEAEGKHALVVVSDIAKYDMGSSGEMTQGAGAVVMLLNDEPRLLSFDPKVTATSIKDEYDFYRPFGKETPIVHGQYSNLLYMIQVRKALETYKKKAISSGLMKLEPGETILDHMDYLNMHLPYSNMGKKALAYLVRHEWRQLPRWKKIIQEIGIQEPIPKDPRGTIESVLGDEEFMAKDHEFTKAFTKTREFQEIYEAKLASSLVASKMIGNLYTASLYLGFRSCLEFEYQKGIDLNGKRFGFGSYGSGSSAMVFSGTVQPQYEEIVKNMNLEAELAPRRRLTLDEYETLHENKLSPEESILRTKREFILVDVNTTTESRGERRYIFNE from the coding sequence ATGGCAGCTGGAATAGACGATATTGCAATTTACATACCACGGCTATACATAGATGCAGCAGATTTTGCAAAAGCCAGAGGTCTAGACCCTGAAAAACTCCAGAAAGGATTGGGAGTATCTCAAATGGCAATAGTTGATACAAACCAAGACCCTGCATGTCTTGCAGCAAATGCATGCTTACAAATTATGCAAAAAAACAAGCTTTCGCCAGAAGATATTGGAAGACTGTATGTGTCCACGGAATCTTCATTTGACGAATCAAAAGCAATGAACTCTTATGTCATTGGCATGTTAGAGCAGGTTTATGGTCAAGGAGCGTTTGAGCATTGTGGCGGAGTAGAAACAAAATTTGCTTGTGTAAGCGGGTCGTATGCACTTTATGATAATACAAATTGGATTAGAGCAGGAGAAGCAGAAGGAAAGCATGCACTGGTAGTTGTTTCAGACATTGCAAAATACGATATGGGTTCTAGTGGTGAAATGACACAAGGAGCTGGAGCAGTTGTGATGCTACTCAATGACGAACCAAGATTATTGTCATTTGATCCTAAAGTAACAGCCACATCAATTAAAGATGAATACGATTTTTACAGACCATTTGGAAAAGAGACACCAATAGTACATGGTCAATATTCCAATCTTCTGTACATGATTCAGGTAAGAAAGGCACTTGAAACTTACAAGAAAAAAGCAATATCATCAGGACTTATGAAGTTAGAACCAGGAGAGACAATTTTAGATCATATGGATTATCTTAACATGCACTTGCCATACAGCAACATGGGCAAAAAAGCTCTTGCATATTTGGTAAGACATGAATGGCGCCAACTTCCAAGATGGAAAAAAATAATCCAAGAGATAGGGATACAAGAGCCAATTCCAAAAGATCCACGTGGAACAATTGAATCAGTATTAGGAGATGAAGAGTTCATGGCAAAAGATCACGAGTTTACAAAAGCATTTACAAAAACACGAGAGTTTCAAGAAATCTATGAAGCAAAATTGGCAAGCTCATTGGTGGCATCAAAGATGATTGGAAATCTCTATACTGCATCATTGTATTTGGGATTTAGAAGTTGTCTTGAATTTGAATATCAAAAGGGAATTGATTTGAATGGAAAACGTTTCGGATTTGGGTCATATGGTAGTGGAAGTAGTGCCATGGTGTTTAGCGGCACAGTTCAACCACAATACGAAGAAATTGTTAAAAACATGAACTTGGAAGCAGAGCTTGCACCAAGGCGAAGACTCACATTAGATGAGTATGAGACACTACATGAAAACAAGCTTTCCCCAGAAGAGTCAATACTTCGTACAAAAAGAGAGTTCATCTTAGTAGATGTCAACACCACGACAGAATCAAGGGGCGAAAGACGATACATATTCAACGAATAA